A genomic window from Sulfurospirillum diekertiae includes:
- a CDS encoding arylesterase has translation MELFSLRNIILIILIIIGINYYKSRQEVDVQSLALPLDTKVLAFGDSLTFGYGAPSEKSYPSDLVDLLHVTVINEGVNGELSEQGLARLAGVLERHKPDILVLCHGGNDILRKIDVAQTKHNLNEMVKLAKEQGIYVLLVGVPTFGILNFDVPPFYYEVAKENNIEIEDSSLKKIFDNETTLKSDKVHPNADGYELMAKSIARMLSENYHPSAKAF, from the coding sequence GCAACATCATTCTTATCATTCTGATCATCATCGGCATCAACTACTATAAAAGTAGACAAGAAGTTGATGTGCAAAGTCTCGCTTTGCCACTGGATACCAAAGTGCTTGCTTTTGGCGACAGTCTAACCTTTGGCTATGGAGCACCAAGCGAAAAAAGCTACCCTTCTGACTTAGTCGATCTTTTACATGTAACGGTCATCAACGAAGGGGTCAATGGAGAACTCAGTGAACAAGGTTTGGCTCGTTTAGCAGGTGTTCTTGAACGCCACAAACCAGACATTTTAGTTTTATGCCATGGTGGCAATGATATTTTACGTAAAATTGATGTGGCTCAAACGAAACATAATCTCAATGAAATGGTCAAGTTAGCCAAAGAACAGGGCATTTATGTCCTCTTGGTCGGTGTGCCAACGTTTGGTATTTTAAATTTTGATGTGCCACCGTTTTACTATGAGGTGGCGAAAGAGAATAACATTGAGATTGAAGATAGCAGTCTTAAAAAAATCTTTGACAACGAAACCACGCTTAAGTCTGACAAGGTTCACCCAAATGCCGATGGCTACGAATTGATGGCTAAAAGCATCGCTCGAATGCTGAGTGAAAACTACCACCCATCAGCGAAAGCGTTTTAA